In the genome of Deltaproteobacteria bacterium, one region contains:
- a CDS encoding pirin family protein has translation MNSVRMISKVWKSKPTIEGAGVHLKRAFGNTQVPQFDPFLLLDDFHSNYPPDYLKGFPWHPHRGIETITYVIHGRVEHGDSMGNKGVIESGDVQWMTAGSGIIHQEMPRGNAEGLMWGFQVWANLPASHKMMDPRYRGIVAGEIPEVILKGDVRAKIICGDVGGVKGPVRDVVVDPVYLDVTVPPDTTFTLPIKRGHTVFAYVLDGEGYFDPERNGFAHEVVGANYFDMKRQCACNAEDLILYLDGDEVVITTQERAVRFILVSGKPIGEPVAWYGPIVMNTQEELRIAFEEYERGTFIKQK, from the coding sequence ATGAATTCCGTGCGCATGATCAGCAAAGTCTGGAAGAGCAAGCCGACCATCGAGGGGGCCGGCGTCCATCTGAAACGGGCATTCGGCAACACCCAGGTTCCTCAGTTCGACCCCTTCCTCCTCCTCGACGACTTCCACTCCAACTATCCCCCGGATTACCTGAAAGGGTTTCCCTGGCACCCGCACCGGGGGATCGAAACGATCACCTACGTCATTCACGGACGGGTGGAGCATGGCGACAGCATGGGGAACAAAGGAGTCATCGAGTCGGGGGATGTGCAGTGGATGACCGCAGGCAGCGGCATCATCCACCAGGAGATGCCGCGGGGGAATGCTGAAGGCCTCATGTGGGGCTTCCAGGTATGGGCGAATCTCCCCGCCTCCCACAAGATGATGGACCCCCGCTACCGGGGCATCGTCGCCGGTGAGATCCCGGAGGTGATTCTCAAAGGGGACGTCCGAGCCAAGATCATCTGCGGTGATGTCGGCGGGGTGAAGGGGCCGGTGCGGGATGTCGTTGTCGATCCTGTCTACCTGGACGTGACGGTGCCGCCGGATACGACCTTTACGCTACCGATCAAACGCGGTCATACGGTCTTCGCTTACGTCTTGGATGGAGAGGGGTATTTCGACCCGGAACGGAACGGTTTTGCCCATGAAGTTGTGGGAGCCAACTATTTTGACATGAAGCGGCAGTGTGCCTGCAACGCTGAAGATCTCATCCTCTACCTGGATGGCGACGAAGTGGTCATTACCACCCAGGAGAGGGCGGTCCGTTTTATCCTCGTCTCGGGTAAGCCGATCGGCGAGCCGGTCGCCTGGTACGGCCCCATCGTCATGAACACCCAGGAAGAACTGCGCATCGCATTCGAGGAATATGAGAGGGGAACATTTATCAAGCAAAAGTAA
- a CDS encoding cupin domain-containing protein — protein sequence MKDFPEFMKNSKNKIASATQYSKGIEGYVFDGADGSQMAFWTCALDGVSEEHSHDYDEYFIVVQGRYILIMDGLKIPVEAGQEYFIPKGVAHAGEYTAGTRTIHAFGGQRAKRAMEGG from the coding sequence ATGAAGGATTTTCCGGAATTTATGAAAAATTCCAAAAATAAAATTGCTTCCGCCACTCAATACAGTAAGGGTATCGAAGGATATGTTTTTGACGGGGCCGACGGCAGTCAGATGGCCTTTTGGACCTGTGCCCTGGATGGGGTATCCGAAGAACACAGCCATGACTATGACGAATATTTTATTGTAGTTCAAGGAAGGTATATCCTGATCATGGACGGCCTGAAAATTCCGGTTGAAGCCGGGCAGGAATATTTTATCCCTAAGGGGGTCGCCCATGCCGGAGAGTATACCGCCGGCACCAGGACCATTCATGCCTTTGGGGGACAAAGGGCCAAGAGGGCCATGGAGGGAGGCTAA
- a CDS encoding sigma 54-interacting transcriptional regulator, translating to MKFQESQELSKFLAPAKGVFDILPDAVTVISSSGKIIYANPSAAKFLDYPLEELIGRKAEDISESISKDILKIFKDGHPQIGVRDSINGKLYITSRLPLRMDGKIRAVISFFQGVFSYDKFALELESYKQMAKLLDAIMEFSYDGLWIMDKHGNVVKLNKAAERITGVTAEEALGRNVADLMAAGYVNKSVTLEVLKRKTTVTLVQTTKLNKKVLATGSPIFNSKGEIDVIIINDRDITELDRMREELKDSKALIELYRNELSDLQLRELESNYYFSKSKVMESVYEKALQVAPFDSTVLLTGESGVGKGFLAKLIHQKSKRNNRPFVRVDCSAVVETLFESEFFGYEKGAFTGAGAKGKMGLAEMADGGTLFLDEISEIPLHLQVKLLRFLEDKCFMRVGGSALRQVDIRVITATNRDLGQEVQEGRFRKDLFYRLNVVTIHIPPLKGRTQDIIDLVTFFLNKFCQKHDLKKSLDQKVIDKLIKHTYQGNIRELQNIVESMIIMSKGTRITLKDLPSELASFAGSNETSPQMEKDSLQHKLSLIEAEEIQKTIQKYGSQREAARHLGINQSTISRKLRKSVTV from the coding sequence ATGAAATTTCAGGAATCCCAGGAACTCTCTAAATTTTTAGCCCCCGCCAAGGGCGTCTTCGACATCCTCCCCGACGCCGTCACCGTCATTTCCTCATCCGGCAAAATTATCTATGCCAATCCCTCCGCCGCCAAGTTTCTCGATTATCCTCTGGAAGAATTAATCGGGCGGAAAGCGGAAGACATATCTGAGTCGATTTCAAAAGACATTCTCAAAATTTTTAAGGATGGCCATCCTCAAATAGGCGTTCGAGATTCGATCAATGGGAAGCTGTATATTACCAGCCGTCTTCCCTTGCGGATGGATGGAAAAATCAGGGCCGTTATCAGCTTTTTCCAGGGGGTCTTCTCCTATGACAAATTCGCTCTGGAATTGGAATCCTATAAACAAATGGCCAAGTTGCTGGATGCCATTATGGAATTTTCCTATGACGGTCTCTGGATCATGGATAAACACGGGAATGTGGTCAAGTTAAACAAAGCGGCAGAACGCATCACCGGGGTCACGGCTGAGGAGGCCTTAGGAAGAAACGTAGCCGACTTGATGGCCGCCGGTTACGTCAACAAGTCGGTGACCCTGGAGGTTTTGAAGCGAAAGACCACGGTCACTCTGGTCCAAACCACCAAACTGAATAAAAAAGTGCTGGCCACCGGAAGCCCTATTTTTAATTCCAAGGGAGAGATCGACGTTATTATCATCAACGATCGGGATATCACGGAATTGGACCGGATGCGGGAAGAGCTGAAAGACAGCAAGGCCCTGATTGAATTGTACCGCAACGAGCTTTCCGATCTGCAGCTCCGGGAGCTGGAATCCAACTACTACTTCTCCAAAAGCAAGGTCATGGAGTCCGTTTACGAGAAGGCCCTGCAGGTGGCCCCCTTCGATTCCACGGTTCTTCTGACCGGAGAATCAGGGGTCGGCAAAGGCTTTTTAGCCAAGTTGATCCATCAAAAGTCAAAGCGGAACAATCGACCCTTTGTCCGGGTGGACTGTTCCGCCGTTGTGGAAACCCTGTTTGAGTCGGAATTCTTTGGTTATGAGAAAGGGGCCTTCACCGGCGCCGGGGCCAAGGGCAAGATGGGCCTGGCCGAAATGGCCGACGGGGGCACCCTGTTCCTGGATGAGATTTCGGAGATACCCCTCCACCTTCAGGTAAAATTACTGCGCTTTCTGGAAGATAAATGTTTTATGCGGGTCGGGGGGTCCGCCCTGCGGCAGGTGGACATCCGTGTGATTACCGCCACCAACAGAGACTTAGGCCAGGAGGTTCAGGAGGGGCGGTTTCGTAAGGATTTATTTTACCGGCTCAACGTAGTCACTATCCACATTCCACCCCTGAAAGGACGTACCCAGGACATTATCGATCTGGTAACCTTTTTTCTTAATAAATTCTGCCAGAAGCATGACCTGAAAAAAAGTCTGGATCAGAAGGTGATCGACAAACTGATCAAGCACACTTACCAGGGAAATATCCGGGAACTTCAGAATATCGTCGAATCCATGATTATCATGAGTAAAGGGACCAGGATCACTTTAAAAGATCTCCCCTCGGAACTGGCCTCTTTTGCAGGCAGCAATGAGACCTCCCCACAAATGGAAAAAGATTCCCTACAGCACAAGTTGTCCCTGATCGAAGCGGAGGAAATCCAGAAAACCATTCAAAAGTACGGCAGCCAAAGGGAGGCGGCCCGCCATTTAGGAATCAATCAATCCACCATTTCCCGGAAGCTAAGAAAATCTGTAACCGTTTAA